From Nitrospira sp., a single genomic window includes:
- a CDS encoding DUF3565 domain-containing protein: MNQPIVGYHLDEYRDWVADLACGHGQHVRHQPPFFSRPWVLTPEGRERQLGQLLFCKRCQEPDLSPPVA; the protein is encoded by the coding sequence ATGAATCAACCGATCGTCGGGTACCACCTGGATGAGTATCGCGACTGGGTCGCCGACCTGGCTTGCGGCCATGGGCAGCATGTGCGCCATCAACCGCCGTTCTTCTCTCGCCCCTGGGTGCTCACACCGGAAGGCCGGGAGCGCCAGCTTGGCCAGTTGCTATTTTGTAAGCGCTGCCAGGAGCCGGACCTGTCTCCCCCGGTCGCGTGA
- a CDS encoding methyl-accepting chemotaxis protein, translated as MPTATLTGPSSQEHRKGFFLHRVQRGYAAWVGFMLFLYSTLFFTLAFYGPHLGPMITLYGGGSLAERQAAASEMLLLSETVSVAVPVLFLGAVIFSLVLTRRVAGPLVQLDQSIQEWAKGNLSRRLQFRQSDRLDELASTANQALAKVEQAFGDIHRQTAVIQAALASNQLESPESVQKVQQAAASLEKVLGEFSFKQGR; from the coding sequence ATGCCTACCGCGACATTGACGGGGCCGTCCTCGCAGGAGCATCGGAAGGGGTTTTTTCTGCATCGCGTGCAAAGGGGGTATGCGGCCTGGGTTGGCTTCATGCTCTTCTTGTATTCCACCTTGTTCTTCACGCTGGCCTTTTACGGACCGCATCTTGGGCCGATGATCACGTTGTACGGTGGCGGCTCGCTTGCAGAGCGTCAGGCCGCCGCCAGCGAGATGTTATTGCTCAGCGAAACCGTGTCGGTGGCCGTGCCGGTCCTGTTTCTTGGGGCCGTCATTTTCAGCCTGGTTCTGACCCGCCGGGTGGCGGGGCCGCTGGTCCAGCTAGACCAGAGTATCCAGGAATGGGCGAAGGGGAATCTGAGCCGGCGCTTACAGTTTAGGCAGTCCGATCGCCTGGATGAGCTGGCATCAACGGCCAACCAGGCGCTGGCCAAGGTCGAACAGGCGTTTGGAGACATCCATCGCCAGACGGCAGTGATTCAGGCGGCTCTGGCATCGAACCAACTGGAGAGTCCGGAGTCCGTTCAGAAGGTGCAGCAGGCAGCAGCGTCCCTTGAAAAGGTCCTCGGCGAGTTTTCGTTTAAGCAGGGCCGCTGA
- a CDS encoding prepilin-type N-terminal cleavage/methylation domain-containing protein: protein MKATLVSRKGFTLIELMVVVTIVGILASVAMLSYRHFTKKAQSVEAEVALTEIHRLQQLHHAQSGSFAGDLGAIGFNPIPPLKFYSVGMRFLGGTDGIAYQAYAYAKGDADGSTRLVLTQYQDGHMTVDKSVVSATAASSGAGGGSAGSLPGSGGSAGSQPGDGGGLGDDPLAGGSLGSSSSASSGQRTVTHSNQSIGMSSK, encoded by the coding sequence ATGAAGGCTACGCTTGTATCCCGGAAGGGTTTCACGCTCATCGAGTTGATGGTCGTGGTCACGATCGTCGGGATTCTTGCGTCGGTGGCCATGTTGTCCTACCGCCATTTCACCAAGAAAGCGCAATCAGTCGAAGCAGAAGTCGCGCTGACGGAGATCCATCGGTTGCAGCAGCTTCACCATGCTCAGAGCGGATCCTTCGCCGGCGATTTGGGTGCGATCGGCTTCAATCCCATTCCTCCGCTGAAATTCTATTCAGTCGGAATGCGATTTCTTGGAGGGACCGATGGGATCGCCTATCAGGCCTATGCCTATGCGAAGGGGGATGCGGATGGATCGACGAGACTTGTGTTGACGCAGTATCAGGATGGACATATGACCGTGGATAAGTCGGTGGTGTCTGCAACAGCGGCGTCCTCCGGGGCGGGAGGCGGCAGTGCGGGGTCTCTGCCGGGGTCGGGAGGCTCTGCGGGGTCACAGCCTGGAGACGGGGGAGGATTGGGGGATGACCCGCTGGCCGGTGGGAGTTTGGGGTCGAGCTCTTCAGCAAGTAGCGGTCAGCGAACCGTCACACATTCGAACCAATCCATCGGGATGAGCTCAAAATAG
- a CDS encoding dipeptide epimerase has protein sequence MTTPQVTPIVRDQIVKIEFWPIDIPITDPFVVATGARVVAENIFVRITLHDGTQGYGESAPFPEVGGETRESCLTTLRRLAATLIGVSAGHYALCAADMAQAAPAYPAARCGLETAMIDAHCRSTQVPMWQLWGGQDIRPRETDITIPIATLEKSVALASGWYAQGFRLFKMKVGNDVEQDIRRLEAVHHALPGISFIGDGNQGFSREECLAFARGVRRFGGTMVLLEQPVVRDDLDSMTAIRRDTGIPVAADESVRSLADARTVIAQAAADYINIKIMKTGVVEAVAIAETTLAAGLKLMVGGMVETRIAMGCSFSLVLGMKGFAILDLDTPLLLATDPVQGGYGYRGAHLEPWVGPGLALAAQPNHKVETVQ, from the coding sequence ATGACCACGCCGCAGGTGACGCCGATCGTCCGCGATCAGATCGTCAAGATCGAGTTCTGGCCCATCGATATCCCGATCACCGACCCATTCGTCGTCGCGACCGGGGCCCGTGTGGTCGCGGAAAACATCTTCGTCCGTATCACGCTGCACGACGGAACACAGGGCTATGGAGAATCTGCGCCCTTCCCGGAGGTCGGTGGAGAGACTCGCGAATCCTGCCTGACCACTCTCCGCCGGCTCGCCGCAACGTTGATCGGAGTATCGGCTGGACACTATGCCCTATGCGCCGCCGACATGGCACAGGCCGCTCCCGCTTATCCTGCGGCCCGGTGTGGGCTTGAGACGGCTATGATCGATGCGCACTGTCGATCGACACAGGTTCCCATGTGGCAGCTCTGGGGCGGGCAAGACATCCGCCCGCGGGAAACCGACATCACCATTCCCATCGCCACCCTTGAAAAATCTGTAGCCTTAGCCAGCGGCTGGTACGCACAAGGCTTTCGCCTCTTCAAAATGAAAGTGGGCAATGATGTGGAGCAGGATATCCGTCGACTGGAAGCGGTACATCATGCACTGCCGGGCATTTCATTTATCGGCGATGGGAATCAGGGGTTCTCTCGTGAGGAGTGCCTGGCATTTGCCAGAGGTGTCCGACGATTCGGGGGAACCATGGTCCTCCTCGAACAGCCGGTCGTGCGGGACGATCTCGACAGTATGACGGCAATTCGTCGGGACACCGGTATCCCCGTGGCCGCCGATGAGTCGGTTCGCTCACTGGCGGACGCCCGCACCGTGATCGCGCAGGCTGCGGCAGACTACATCAATATCAAAATCATGAAGACGGGCGTGGTCGAAGCAGTCGCCATTGCAGAAACGACGCTCGCGGCCGGATTGAAACTGATGGTGGGGGGAATGGTCGAAACCCGCATCGCGATGGGCTGCTCGTTCAGCCTCGTCCTGGGGATGAAGGGTTTTGCCATCCTGGATCTCGATACGCCATTACTCTTGGCGACTGACCCCGTGCAAGGGGGCTATGGTTATCGAGGGGCTCACCTTGAGCCCTGGGTCGGACCCGGCCTCGCTCTCGCTGCCCAGCCAAACCACAAGGTTGAAACCGTCCAGTAA
- a CDS encoding YdbH domain-containing protein, which produces MGPVGMLRYRYQRILVLALTGLLSVYLLAPLLVSYGVTQWLSRQGYRNVIVQLGYPGWQELSIPVVSFQLDLGDEVLMVSVTNVQVEYQLPDLLHGRVSRVVLPYLAIQMLNNQDPSSTGVPVDATVLEEGRGSPWNVLTAGDLLRRIPVLPFEHVELSQVTVFREQATGPLRRVAIQGVIEQRDGELGGRLSFQGRETASYILSLTGHSATTWAATLVSQRPQAAPILTWQSTAQARDGQVQVEGKLEINVRELAPFIALAVPIGPELSQVSGHVSVAWTGMAPSSAALSALRESPESLFQGSFQATVTLPALKGVAKQIALSSSGNFSGSPARLGWTIDPGVLGTATVNMQPRFVPDAVRSLLPRGDQPIRVEQRQPLQGILYWAESPIRLTVDGPVHVSYGAATGPLVVEVDAVHADLVGQDLVSAEGEFHLRGLVPPSLTAGVSVREVRGDLWGRVVLKQRVVNGTLHVPSMMTVKQFQQGRVAMSSATIEVVAPIPVRCALESGQCTAGPGTLRIGAQGIRSAGYDVTLAEGTVTLESAESVGSSWTAQGGINLVGVRIEPLPVTLPPSAWQVKFAANQAGFKADVRGDLPGRESVVTATVAQSYGRDGSARLVLGPLRFDSEANRLQKWLPGLPASFDLTDGRITASTDLVWTPSRSKDSSSVVSQSGKIKIQADQLSAAVRGMAIQGINTTLDFDLQGFEQVRSSQPAVVTAAAIQTGVALTNVSVTADLQWVLSDPWPVLDLKDIQAGLFGGSVTSPGLRLAPATMPHRLVLSLRRCDLAKLLSLEQQKGLQGTGLLSGAIPLTVTAKGVSVKDGTVEAEAPGGVIRYQPSPESAALLTDADSNVKLVAQALSNFQYTVLKAGVQYAEDGVMQLAVRLEGRNPDMKKSPPIHFNVNVQENIPALLQSLRLVQDIEESLQGKMQRR; this is translated from the coding sequence ATGGGCCCTGTCGGCATGCTCCGCTATCGCTATCAACGAATTCTGGTATTGGCGCTCACTGGTCTCCTGAGCGTCTATCTCCTGGCTCCCTTACTGGTGTCTTACGGAGTGACGCAGTGGCTGAGTCGCCAGGGGTATCGGAATGTCATTGTGCAGTTGGGATATCCCGGATGGCAGGAGCTCTCGATTCCTGTCGTGTCGTTTCAGCTGGATCTGGGCGATGAAGTCTTGATGGTGTCTGTGACCAACGTTCAGGTCGAGTATCAACTTCCTGATCTCTTGCACGGCCGAGTCTCGCGGGTGGTGCTGCCCTATTTGGCCATTCAGATGCTCAACAATCAGGACCCGTCTTCCACTGGCGTACCCGTCGACGCAACTGTGTTGGAAGAAGGACGCGGATCCCCATGGAATGTGCTCACGGCCGGTGATCTGCTGCGACGGATCCCGGTGTTGCCCTTCGAGCATGTGGAGCTGAGCCAGGTGACGGTATTTCGTGAGCAGGCGACAGGTCCGCTTCGCAGAGTGGCGATTCAGGGTGTGATCGAACAGCGGGATGGTGAGCTCGGGGGCCGCTTGTCGTTTCAGGGGCGGGAGACGGCGTCGTACATCCTTTCTCTGACAGGTCATTCAGCGACGACGTGGGCGGCGACGTTGGTGTCGCAACGGCCGCAGGCCGCCCCGATTCTTACCTGGCAGTCGACGGCGCAGGCGCGCGATGGGCAGGTGCAGGTTGAGGGGAAATTAGAGATCAATGTTCGGGAGCTCGCTCCGTTCATTGCCTTGGCCGTTCCGATCGGACCGGAGCTGAGCCAAGTGTCAGGGCACGTGTCCGTCGCATGGACGGGCATGGCTCCGTCCAGCGCGGCACTGAGTGCGCTTCGCGAAAGCCCGGAATCACTATTCCAAGGATCGTTTCAGGCCACCGTGACGTTGCCGGCGTTGAAAGGCGTGGCCAAGCAGATTGCCCTGTCTTCGTCCGGGAATTTCTCTGGATCCCCGGCGCGACTGGGATGGACGATTGATCCCGGTGTGTTGGGAACGGCGACGGTGAATATGCAGCCTCGCTTTGTGCCGGATGCGGTCAGGTCGTTGTTGCCGCGGGGCGATCAGCCGATTCGTGTCGAACAGCGCCAGCCGCTTCAGGGGATACTCTATTGGGCAGAATCGCCGATCCGTCTGACGGTGGATGGTCCGGTCCATGTGAGTTATGGGGCGGCGACGGGGCCGCTGGTGGTCGAAGTGGATGCCGTTCACGCAGATTTGGTCGGTCAAGATCTCGTGTCGGCCGAAGGGGAGTTCCATCTGCGAGGGCTGGTGCCGCCCAGCTTGACCGCGGGGGTCTCTGTGCGAGAAGTTCGGGGCGATCTTTGGGGACGCGTGGTGCTCAAGCAGCGCGTGGTTAACGGTACCTTGCATGTGCCCTCCATGATGACCGTGAAACAGTTTCAACAGGGACGTGTGGCGATGTCGTCCGCGACCATTGAGGTGGTTGCACCGATTCCGGTCCGTTGCGCGCTGGAATCCGGACAATGCACGGCCGGTCCGGGAACGCTCCGGATCGGCGCGCAGGGGATTCGTTCGGCCGGATACGACGTCACGCTGGCAGAGGGGACCGTGACGCTCGAGAGCGCCGAATCCGTAGGGAGTTCGTGGACAGCCCAAGGCGGTATCAACCTGGTCGGGGTGCGAATCGAGCCGCTACCAGTGACGCTTCCGCCGTCTGCGTGGCAGGTGAAGTTTGCCGCGAATCAGGCCGGGTTCAAGGCCGATGTGCGGGGAGACCTCCCTGGTCGAGAGAGTGTCGTCACCGCAACGGTGGCCCAATCATATGGGCGGGATGGATCGGCGCGACTGGTGCTCGGGCCCCTCCGGTTCGACTCAGAGGCGAATCGTTTGCAGAAGTGGCTGCCCGGTCTGCCTGCTTCATTCGATCTCACCGACGGTCGGATCACGGCGAGTACGGATCTTGTGTGGACCCCCAGTCGATCGAAGGACTCATCATCGGTCGTCTCCCAGTCCGGCAAGATCAAGATTCAGGCGGATCAGCTGTCCGCAGCTGTTCGGGGGATGGCGATTCAGGGGATCAACACGACCTTGGATTTTGATCTCCAGGGTTTTGAACAGGTGCGATCGAGTCAGCCGGCAGTGGTGACCGCGGCGGCTATTCAGACGGGGGTGGCGCTGACGAATGTGTCCGTGACAGCCGATCTGCAGTGGGTACTGTCAGACCCTTGGCCGGTGCTCGATCTCAAGGATATTCAGGCGGGTCTTTTCGGAGGATCTGTGACGAGTCCCGGTCTTCGTCTCGCCCCGGCTACGATGCCCCACCGACTCGTGTTGTCACTGCGGCGCTGTGATCTGGCGAAGCTCTTGAGTCTTGAACAGCAAAAGGGATTGCAGGGAACAGGCCTGTTGAGCGGGGCCATCCCGCTCACGGTGACGGCGAAAGGGGTGAGTGTCAAGGATGGAACGGTGGAGGCAGAAGCGCCAGGCGGGGTGATTCGCTACCAACCCTCCCCGGAGTCCGCGGCCCTCCTGACGGACGCCGATTCGAATGTGAAGCTGGTGGCACAGGCGCTCAGCAACTTTCAGTATACGGTGTTGAAAGCCGGGGTGCAGTACGCTGAAGATGGAGTCATGCAATTGGCCGTGCGATTGGAGGGGAGAAATCCGGACATGAAGAAGAGCCCGCCCATCCATTTCAATGTGAATGTTCAGGAAAATATTCCCGCGCTCTTGCAAAGTCTCCGCCTGGTGCAGGATATTGAAGAATCGCTTCAAGGCAAGATGCAACGACGATGA
- a CDS encoding YnbE family lipoprotein, whose amino-acid sequence MRRCGVRLAMGLWLLWGMAGCTPRVEVAAPEKPITINLNVKIDHEIRVKVDKDLDQVLSNNSGLF is encoded by the coding sequence ATGAGACGATGTGGGGTAAGACTTGCGATGGGGCTTTGGCTTCTGTGGGGGATGGCCGGCTGTACGCCCCGTGTAGAGGTGGCCGCACCAGAGAAGCCGATTACCATCAATTTGAATGTGAAGATCGATCATGAGATCCGAGTGAAGGTCGATAAGGATCTTGATCAGGTCCTGTCTAACAACAGCGGACTGTTTTAA
- a CDS encoding YdbL family protein, which yields MARIRMMVGVVLVALCVGISLPAWALSLEEAKAKGQVGEKANGYLGAVTGGNAEVQALVSDINQKRKQAYEEIARRNGTSVNSVETLAGEKAIQNTKPGNMVEGPGGWIKK from the coding sequence ATGGCCCGCATACGCATGATGGTTGGTGTGGTTCTCGTGGCGCTCTGTGTGGGGATCAGCCTTCCCGCCTGGGCCTTGTCGCTGGAGGAGGCGAAAGCCAAGGGGCAGGTAGGAGAAAAGGCCAACGGGTACTTGGGTGCGGTGACCGGAGGGAACGCCGAAGTGCAGGCGCTGGTCAGCGACATCAATCAGAAGCGGAAGCAGGCCTACGAAGAGATTGCGAGACGCAATGGTACCAGTGTGAATTCCGTCGAGACCCTGGCTGGAGAGAAGGCCATTCAGAATACGAAGCCCGGGAATATGGTTGAGGGGCCCGGCGGCTGGATAAAGAAATAA
- a CDS encoding molybdopterin-dependent oxidoreductase, with protein sequence MDDDSRLTQSKEQWAKARRGGEEREVFYEGDDRLPPGQHLVETFPVLDLGFKPDIPLQEWTLTIGGFVTTPVTWTWEQFLQQPHIQDRSDFHCVTSWSRYDNDWEGVSFRQIISVVKPLSLAKFVLFKSYDDYTTNLPIDVCDDADVLLTYKWNEKPLTKEHGGPVRVIVPKRYAWKGAKWIKEITFSDKDEKGFWEVRGYSNTALPWKNDRYG encoded by the coding sequence ATGGACGATGATTCTCGGTTAACACAATCCAAAGAGCAGTGGGCGAAAGCCCGGCGCGGAGGCGAAGAACGTGAGGTCTTCTATGAAGGCGACGACCGGCTTCCTCCGGGACAACATCTCGTCGAAACCTTTCCGGTGCTGGACCTCGGATTCAAACCGGACATTCCCCTCCAAGAATGGACATTGACCATCGGCGGGTTTGTCACGACTCCGGTCACCTGGACGTGGGAACAGTTTCTCCAACAGCCCCATATCCAAGACCGTTCGGATTTTCACTGTGTCACCTCCTGGAGCCGGTACGACAACGACTGGGAAGGCGTGAGCTTCCGGCAGATCATCTCCGTCGTGAAACCGCTGTCGCTCGCCAAATTCGTCCTCTTCAAATCGTACGATGACTACACCACGAATCTGCCGATCGACGTCTGCGACGATGCCGACGTGCTACTGACGTATAAGTGGAACGAGAAACCGCTCACCAAGGAGCATGGGGGCCCGGTCCGTGTCATTGTCCCGAAGCGCTACGCTTGGAAAGGCGCAAAGTGGATCAAGGAGATCACATTTTCAGATAAGGATGAAAAGGGATTCTGGGAAGTGCGGGGCTACTCCAATACCGCGCTGCCGTGGAAGAACGATCGCTACGGATAG
- a CDS encoding EF-hand domain-containing protein, whose amino-acid sequence MRKVLVRRYRPAAGLAVLVVVLVSALAAEGSVAWTERKASVEQGGVASNRAAVSRQTSRSSAPVQKDVGISKKQRIRKGPALEKGKGPTKEQSVRRAPRRARATTQLRPQATLTPKPDVSYHGMLQQPQRYTPHYEHGKGGVPNPHAGALLHEHFQELDKNRDGSIDPFERALGRLDLERDLADHQWP is encoded by the coding sequence ATGCGCAAAGTTCTTGTGAGACGATATCGCCCTGCCGCTGGCTTGGCCGTGCTCGTGGTCGTCCTGGTGTCGGCCTTGGCGGCGGAGGGGAGCGTTGCCTGGACTGAGCGTAAGGCTTCAGTGGAACAGGGAGGAGTTGCCAGCAATCGCGCGGCTGTCAGCCGGCAGACATCGCGCTCGTCTGCCCCGGTACAAAAGGATGTGGGGATTTCCAAGAAACAGCGCATCAGGAAGGGTCCTGCCCTGGAAAAGGGCAAGGGGCCGACAAAGGAACAGTCTGTCCGCCGCGCGCCTCGCCGTGCGCGAGCAACCACACAACTGAGGCCTCAGGCCACGCTTACGCCGAAGCCTGACGTGTCCTATCATGGGATGCTTCAGCAGCCGCAGCGGTATACCCCGCATTACGAGCATGGCAAGGGAGGAGTTCCAAACCCGCATGCCGGCGCGCTGCTCCACGAGCATTTCCAGGAACTCGACAAGAATCGAGACGGCTCGATCGATCCGTTTGAGCGGGCCTTGGGCCGGCTCGATCTTGAGCGCGACCTCGCTGATCATCAGTGGCCGTAG
- a CDS encoding TVP38/TMEM64 family protein, producing the protein MILHEAAMTSQAPTTNPSQQSNGSKFAMMAGIVVAIGLFFYFDLGRVLSLDALKSNRDHLLAFTEANYATAVGLFILAYIVVAGLSLPGAVILTLAGGFLFGSILGTLFVNLGATTGATLAFLTARYLLRDWVEQKFGKWLGPVQQGFTNNAFSYLMTLRLIPLFPFFVVNLVSGLTRMNVGTYVAATALGIIPGSFVYAYAGRQLGTINSLKEIASPNVIGAFVLLGLLALIPTVYKKFRGARG; encoded by the coding sequence ATGATACTCCACGAAGCCGCTATGACGAGCCAAGCGCCGACGACCAATCCATCCCAGCAATCAAACGGAAGCAAGTTCGCCATGATGGCAGGTATCGTCGTGGCTATCGGACTATTTTTCTACTTCGACCTGGGAAGGGTTCTGTCTCTGGACGCCTTGAAAAGTAATCGAGACCACTTGCTGGCCTTCACCGAGGCGAATTATGCGACGGCGGTCGGTCTTTTCATCCTTGCCTACATCGTGGTGGCGGGCTTGTCCCTGCCGGGTGCGGTCATTCTGACGCTGGCCGGAGGATTTCTGTTTGGTAGTATCCTGGGCACCCTCTTTGTGAATCTTGGCGCGACGACCGGGGCGACGCTGGCCTTCCTAACGGCGCGCTATCTGTTGCGCGACTGGGTGGAGCAGAAGTTCGGGAAGTGGCTGGGACCCGTTCAGCAGGGCTTTACCAACAATGCGTTCAGTTATCTGATGACCTTGCGCCTAATTCCCTTGTTCCCGTTCTTCGTAGTGAATTTGGTCTCCGGCCTCACCCGTATGAACGTGGGAACCTATGTTGCGGCAACGGCGCTGGGTATTATTCCGGGTTCGTTCGTCTATGCCTACGCCGGCCGGCAGTTGGGAACGATCAACTCGTTGAAGGAAATCGCCTCGCCGAATGTCATTGGGGCCTTTGTGCTGTTGGGGCTGTTGGCCCTCATTCCGACGGTCTATAAGAAATTTAGAGGAGCGCGCGGATGA
- a CDS encoding mercuric reductase, which yields MSQQDESLMLPDDEHNQRLVANVHPADWVNPEPPGRYNMVVIGAGTAGLITAVIAASLGAKVALIEKHLMGGDCLNVGCVPSKGVIRAARAWADLRNAAEFGLHIPAGVKYDFGAAMARMRKLRAKISHNDSAQRYKNLGVDVFVGNARFAGTETVTVEGPAGNRSLQFVKAAICTGARASAPQIPGLQEAGYLTNETVFSLTELPPRLAVIGAGPIGCELAQSFARFGSQVSLIETQHGILPNEDRDAAQIVEPQMVKDGVQLLCCGKDLKVSRVDGVKRLTVDSHGQQYDVAVDEILVGVGRTPNVEGLGLDAVGVEFDKNGVKVNGRLQTSNPRIFAAGDVCSRHKFTHAADAMAQIVIQNALFPHPFGLGYASVDSLIMPWCTFTDPEIAHVGMYEKDAKEKGLEVETYTFKLDEVDRAILDGEDKGFARVHIQKGSDKVLGATIVAAHAGEMISEFSVLMKAGLGAKTIAGTIHPYPTQAEVNKKVVNLWRKAHFTPATRNRLVKLFAWMRR from the coding sequence ATGAGCCAGCAAGATGAGAGCCTGATGCTGCCGGACGATGAGCATAATCAGCGGCTTGTCGCCAATGTGCATCCTGCTGACTGGGTCAATCCGGAGCCGCCCGGTCGCTACAACATGGTAGTCATCGGGGCTGGGACAGCCGGCTTAATCACGGCTGTCATCGCCGCGAGCTTGGGCGCGAAGGTCGCGCTGATCGAAAAGCATCTGATGGGCGGCGACTGCCTGAATGTTGGCTGTGTGCCGTCAAAGGGAGTGATTCGCGCTGCGCGGGCCTGGGCCGACCTCCGCAATGCCGCTGAATTCGGCCTGCACATTCCCGCCGGCGTGAAGTATGACTTTGGTGCGGCGATGGCGCGTATGCGAAAGCTACGGGCGAAGATCAGCCACAATGATTCGGCGCAACGCTATAAAAATCTAGGCGTCGATGTGTTTGTCGGCAACGCGCGGTTCGCAGGGACGGAGACGGTGACGGTCGAAGGGCCGGCCGGCAATCGCTCGCTGCAGTTTGTGAAAGCGGCGATTTGCACCGGCGCGCGCGCTTCCGCGCCACAGATTCCCGGGCTGCAAGAGGCGGGTTATCTCACCAATGAAACGGTGTTTTCTCTCACGGAGTTGCCGCCACGTCTCGCGGTGATCGGCGCGGGGCCGATCGGGTGCGAGTTAGCGCAATCGTTTGCCCGGTTTGGCAGCCAGGTCTCTTTGATCGAAACCCAGCACGGCATTCTGCCGAATGAGGATCGAGATGCGGCGCAGATTGTTGAACCGCAGATGGTGAAGGATGGGGTGCAACTCCTTTGTTGCGGCAAAGATCTGAAGGTCAGCAGGGTGGACGGCGTGAAGCGTCTCACGGTTGATTCCCATGGCCAACAGTACGACGTGGCGGTCGATGAAATTCTGGTAGGTGTCGGCCGCACTCCGAATGTGGAAGGGCTGGGGCTGGACGCGGTCGGGGTCGAGTTCGATAAGAATGGCGTCAAGGTGAATGGCCGGTTGCAGACCAGCAATCCACGCATCTTCGCGGCGGGTGATGTCTGTTCCCGCCACAAGTTTACCCACGCTGCCGATGCGATGGCGCAGATCGTGATCCAAAATGCCCTGTTTCCCCATCCGTTCGGTTTAGGCTATGCCAGCGTGGATTCGCTGATCATGCCCTGGTGCACGTTCACGGACCCAGAGATTGCACACGTCGGGATGTATGAGAAAGACGCGAAGGAGAAAGGTCTCGAGGTCGAAACCTATACGTTCAAGTTGGATGAAGTCGACCGTGCCATCCTTGACGGCGAAGACAAAGGATTTGCGCGGGTTCACATTCAAAAGGGTTCGGACAAGGTCCTGGGAGCGACGATTGTGGCAGCGCATGCCGGCGAGATGATCAGTGAATTCTCCGTCTTGATGAAAGCCGGACTCGGGGCCAAGACGATTGCCGGGACCATCCATCCCTATCCCACCCAGGCGGAGGTCAATAAGAAGGTGGTCAATCTCTGGCGCAAGGCGCATTTCACGCCGGCGACGAGGAATCGGCTCGTGAAACTCTTTGCCTGGATGAGGAGGTAG
- a CDS encoding DUF3047 domain-containing protein, giving the protein MTALQRVVALTVLISGSLGGQVMSWGQSAPVIEVGKFSSDQPGAGLPGGWKPLTFKKIPKQTEYVLVKDGEQVVVKATSDASASGLTKEVAINPKDYPIVRWRWKVENLLQHSDVSRKDGDDYPARLYITFAYDPDHVSFGRKLKYKAGRALFGDIPIGALNYIWDTKTPVGAIVENAYTDFAKMVIVESGTQKVGMWVDEERNIYEDYKKAFGEEPPMINGVAIMSDTDNTKERATAYYGDIIFKKVAQ; this is encoded by the coding sequence ATGACGGCCTTGCAGAGGGTGGTTGCGCTCACGGTTCTGATCTCAGGCAGCCTCGGTGGTCAGGTAATGTCCTGGGGGCAATCTGCGCCGGTCATCGAGGTTGGGAAGTTCTCCTCGGATCAGCCCGGGGCAGGCCTTCCTGGCGGCTGGAAGCCCCTGACGTTCAAGAAGATCCCGAAGCAGACGGAATATGTGCTGGTGAAAGATGGCGAACAGGTCGTGGTGAAGGCCACGAGTGACGCTTCAGCCTCCGGGCTGACGAAGGAAGTGGCCATCAATCCCAAAGACTATCCCATTGTCCGCTGGCGCTGGAAGGTCGAGAATCTGCTTCAGCATAGCGACGTGAGCCGGAAGGATGGGGACGATTACCCGGCCCGGCTCTATATTACGTTTGCCTATGATCCCGACCATGTGAGCTTCGGGAGGAAGTTGAAGTACAAGGCGGGCCGGGCGCTCTTTGGCGACATTCCCATCGGCGCGTTGAACTATATCTGGGACACGAAGACGCCGGTCGGTGCGATCGTTGAAAATGCCTATACCGATTTTGCCAAAATGGTGATCGTCGAGAGTGGCACTCAGAAAGTGGGCATGTGGGTCGACGAAGAGCGGAATATTTACGAAGACTACAAGAAGGCGTTCGGGGAGGAGCCGCCGATGATTAACGGCGTCGCGATCATGAGCGATACGGATAATACCAAGGAACGCGCTACAGCCTACTACGGTGATATCATTTTCAAAAAGGTGGCCCAATAA